The proteins below are encoded in one region of Calditrichota bacterium:
- a CDS encoding restriction endonuclease subunit S, translated as MTEGPYKLPAGWRWVRLGEVAMEIQSGFAFRKKNVQGGDVLQLRPYNIGENGELAFVQKFFVPRSALPPNWSPLRPGDVLFNNTNSVELVGKTALVREEMEAGFSNHITRIRVSPDVCEGAWLAAALNALWRQGLFAKRCNRWIGQAGYNTESLRGTLIPLPPLPEQRRIVARIEELMERIREARRLREQAREDTERLWQSVLAETFPRPGQDLPEGWRWVRLGNVCVPTERRDPTKQPSTLFIYVDISAVDNAEGKITSPTQLMGRDAPSRARKVIRKADIIFATTRPYLKNIATVGPELDSQICSTGFCVLRANPSLVEPGFLFYVCRSEVVVEQLLGANMRGASYPAVTDKDVYESLIPLPPLAEQRRLVAHLEAVQERIRALKEAQSATQAELQRLEQAILDKAFRGEL; from the coding sequence ATGACTGAGGGACCCTACAAACTCCCCGCCGGCTGGCGGTGGGTGCGTTTGGGGGAGGTGGCGATGGAAATTCAGAGCGGCTTTGCCTTCCGGAAAAAGAACGTTCAGGGAGGCGATGTTCTCCAGCTGCGCCCTTACAACATTGGTGAAAATGGTGAGCTGGCATTCGTTCAGAAGTTCTTCGTTCCAAGAAGCGCCCTTCCTCCGAACTGGTCACCGCTGCGGCCAGGAGATGTTCTGTTCAACAACACAAACAGTGTTGAGCTCGTCGGGAAAACAGCTCTGGTTCGCGAGGAAATGGAGGCAGGCTTCTCGAATCACATCACTCGTATCCGTGTTTCGCCGGATGTGTGTGAGGGGGCTTGGCTAGCAGCGGCGTTGAATGCTCTGTGGCGACAGGGCCTCTTCGCGAAACGATGTAACAGATGGATAGGCCAGGCAGGCTACAATACGGAGAGTCTCCGCGGAACCCTCATCCCCCTCCCACCCCTTCCCGAGCAACGCCGCATCGTGGCGCGAATCGAGGAGCTGATGGAGCGCATCCGCGAGGCCAGGCGCCTGCGCGAGCAAGCCCGCGAGGACACCGAACGCCTCTGGCAGTCCGTCCTCGCCGAGACCTTCCCCCGCCCCGGCCAGGACCTGCCCGAAGGCTGGCGGTGGGTGAGGTTGGGGAACGTGTGTGTACCTACAGAAAGACGAGACCCGACCAAACAGCCTTCCACGCTCTTCATATACGTTGATATCTCGGCCGTGGATAATGCCGAAGGGAAGATAACATCCCCAACACAGCTTATGGGGCGAGATGCGCCCAGCCGAGCACGCAAGGTCATCCGCAAGGCCGACATCATCTTTGCTACGACTCGCCCTTACCTGAAGAACATAGCCACTGTTGGTCCGGAACTGGACAGTCAAATCTGTTCCACAGGCTTCTGCGTGCTTCGCGCTAATCCCAGCCTCGTTGAGCCCGGCTTCCTGTTCTACGTCTGCCGATCCGAAGTTGTGGTCGAGCAACTCTTAGGCGCTAACATGAGAGGAGCGAGCTACCCGGCGGTAACGGATAAAGATGTATATGAATCCCTCATTCCCCTCCCACCCCTCGCCGAGCAGCGCCGCCTCGTGGCGCACCTGGAGGCGGTGCAGGAGCGCATCCGGGCGCTCAAGGAGGCGCAATCGGCGACCCAGGCCGAGCTCCAGCGCCTCGAGCAGGCGATCCTGGACAAAGCCTTTCGGGGGGAATTGTGA